The Rhodocytophaga rosea genome has a segment encoding these proteins:
- a CDS encoding ABC transporter permease, whose translation MLKNYITVAIRNLLKYKVYSFINIFGLAVGIACCLFIFLFIQNELNYDKFHADGKRIYRLIRSSDENGERKGTPATSGPYAPSLQTDFPSDIEETMRVDPDGGGVLITIDNQSFMEKQCMFVDSNFFQFFSFPLEIGDPKTVLNAPNSMVLSRAAAKKYFGNANPIGKVLTMDGEDQFKVTGIMGPLPGNSHFAPDMLVPISLFKNQEWFNEWWNNSMSTYVRLSPKVTEKQFEAKLPAFMDKYMGEEFKKFGMKVALTLQPLESIYFDNETQYDHASHGDKKVVYIFTAIALFILMIACINFMNLSTARSMGRAKEVGLRKVMGAYKSHLVSQFLSESIVLSFISLILALGFVWLLKPAFDTFLEKELTIPYGTFFIILILLGISVLVGLLAGSYPAFFLSSFQPIKVLKGRFKANPQSAWLRKGLVVVQFSISIILIIGTFIITSQMEFTQQKKLGYDKEHVVLVRITNSDIRTNKDRFKTILEGESDILSISAMSGEPGGFHDRFIVDIPGKTEEKWQFRTVFTDFDYAKTLGMKIVAGRDFSRDFGTDTTQAAIINETAVKKLGWTNEEALGKDITITLRESGPRKIVGIVQDFHISSLKDKIDPMVIAVAKDNRVLALKIKSGNPQQTLQKIEKAWLTVAPQYPFEYTFLDQVYDNLYKSEQKQMAVFTVFAFIAICIACLGLFGLAAFTAEQRTKEISVRKVLGADVSSIVLLLSKDFVKLVVIALVIASPVAWYAMNKWLEDFEYSIGIKPDTFIIAGICAITIALVTVSYHAIKTAYTNPVKTLRNE comes from the coding sequence ATGCTGAAAAACTATATCACGGTCGCTATCCGCAACCTGCTCAAATACAAGGTATATTCCTTCATCAATATTTTCGGTCTGGCTGTGGGTATTGCCTGCTGCTTGTTTATCTTTCTGTTTATTCAGAATGAACTCAATTACGATAAGTTTCACGCCGATGGCAAGCGGATATATAGGCTCATCCGCAGTTCAGATGAGAATGGAGAAAGAAAGGGAACACCTGCTACCTCCGGCCCTTATGCACCCAGCCTGCAAACCGATTTTCCCAGTGATATAGAAGAAACTATGCGTGTAGACCCTGATGGGGGCGGTGTATTGATTACCATCGATAATCAGTCGTTTATGGAAAAACAATGCATGTTTGTGGACTCTAATTTTTTTCAGTTTTTTTCTTTTCCTCTGGAAATCGGCGATCCTAAAACGGTACTAAATGCCCCCAATAGCATGGTACTCAGCAGAGCCGCGGCTAAAAAATATTTTGGCAATGCAAATCCCATCGGAAAAGTGCTGACCATGGATGGCGAAGACCAGTTTAAGGTGACTGGCATTATGGGGCCGCTTCCGGGAAACTCACACTTTGCGCCAGATATGCTGGTACCTATCAGCTTGTTTAAGAATCAGGAGTGGTTCAATGAGTGGTGGAACAATAGCATGTCTACCTATGTGAGGTTATCGCCTAAGGTAACAGAAAAGCAGTTCGAAGCGAAACTACCTGCTTTTATGGATAAGTACATGGGCGAAGAATTTAAAAAGTTTGGAATGAAGGTAGCCTTAACTTTACAGCCGCTGGAGAGCATTTATTTTGATAATGAAACGCAGTATGATCATGCCTCCCATGGCGACAAGAAAGTAGTATACATATTTACAGCAATTGCTCTCTTTATCCTGATGATTGCCTGTATTAATTTCATGAATTTGTCTACGGCCCGCTCCATGGGGCGAGCCAAAGAAGTTGGCTTGCGGAAAGTAATGGGTGCCTATAAATCTCACCTGGTTTCGCAGTTTTTGAGTGAATCTATAGTGCTATCTTTTATTTCACTAATTCTTGCCCTGGGATTTGTGTGGCTGCTCAAACCTGCTTTCGATACATTTTTAGAAAAAGAACTGACCATCCCTTACGGTACTTTTTTCATTATTCTCATACTATTGGGCATCTCTGTACTGGTGGGTTTGCTGGCAGGCAGTTATCCGGCCTTTTTCTTATCTTCCTTCCAGCCGATTAAAGTACTCAAAGGCCGGTTTAAAGCCAATCCGCAAAGTGCCTGGTTACGCAAAGGCTTAGTAGTGGTGCAGTTCAGCATTTCTATTATTCTCATTATCGGCACATTTATTATTACCAGCCAAATGGAATTTACCCAGCAAAAGAAACTGGGTTATGACAAAGAACATGTAGTGCTGGTGCGCATTACTAATAGTGATATCCGTACCAACAAAGACCGTTTTAAAACCATACTGGAAGGGGAATCAGATATTTTGAGTATTTCAGCCATGTCTGGCGAACCTGGAGGCTTCCACGATCGGTTTATTGTAGACATACCCGGAAAAACAGAAGAAAAATGGCAGTTCCGTACCGTATTTACTGATTTTGATTATGCGAAAACCCTGGGCATGAAAATAGTAGCCGGAAGAGATTTTTCCAGGGATTTTGGCACGGATACCACCCAGGCGGCTATTATTAATGAAACAGCCGTAAAAAAACTGGGCTGGACCAATGAAGAGGCTTTAGGAAAAGATATAACCATTACATTACGTGAAAGCGGACCACGTAAAATCGTAGGTATTGTGCAGGATTTCCATATTTCTTCCCTGAAAGACAAAATTGATCCGATGGTGATTGCGGTGGCGAAAGACAACCGGGTACTGGCCTTGAAGATCAAATCTGGCAATCCGCAGCAAACCCTCCAGAAAATAGAAAAAGCCTGGCTAACTGTAGCGCCTCAATATCCTTTTGAATATACTTTCCTCGACCAGGTCTACGATAATCTCTACAAATCGGAACAGAAACAGATGGCCGTATTCACGGTATTTGCTTTCATCGCCATTTGTATTGCGTGTTTAGGCTTATTCGGCCTGGCGGCTTTTACCGCCGAACAGCGCACCAAAGAAATCAGTGTACGCAAAGTATTAGGGGCTGATGTGTCGAGTATCGTACTGCTGCTTTCCAAGGATTTTGTAAAACTGGTGGTAATTGCGTTGGTCATTGCCTCGCCGGTAGCCTGGTATGCGATGAATAAATGGCTGGAAGATTTTGAATACAGCATAGGCATAAAACCAGATACCTTTATTATCGCCGGTATCTGTGCCATTACCATTGCCTTAGTTACAGTGAGTTACCATGCGATAAAAACAGCTTATACCAATCCGGTAAAAACCCTTAGGAATGAGTAA